From the genome of Danio rerio strain Tuebingen ecotype United States chromosome 2, GRCz12tu, whole genome shotgun sequence, one region includes:
- the si:ch211-209f23.3 gene encoding uncharacterized protein si:ch211-209f23.3, with protein MANNELNMEITSTTVTEKPKKNWRLKLPSFLKPARKNKIFRRQKETPQFKQTPDIGNDYEVEEDEGTTKRKKSKVANFLKAARKLFRMSCFGQTEEQLSDPADSDDDILCPSESDQSLEVALVITHNHEESCVNDDLKVDEKDDMKTHNTEHVNKEEEVEEMRMNDEKDKEEKIKKRRRRKRNSKMKEEEEKKEEEVVKEEMKIKEESLKENEEEEEDKNEKEIKVKEEKMKDDEEENNEEEMKIKENEDEEKENMKKRMRRRKRNNRIKEEKKEEKLIEKEMEVKEERMEENEEKEMDKNEEEMKEEETEEEEEEKPKEEKRKRSKKIDSRKSRRMMRRRSKRRRLGRV; from the exons ATGGCGAACAACGAACTGAATATGGAGATCACGAGTACAACTGTGACGGAGAAGCCAAAGAAAAACTGGCGCTTAAAACTGCCCTCTTTCCTGAAACCTGCCAGGAAAAACAAGATCTTCCGAAGGCAGAAAGAGACGCCGCAGTTCAAGCAAACGCCTGACATTGGCAATGATT ATGAGGTGGAGGAGGACGAGGGAACAACAAAGAGGAAAAAGAGTAAAGTGGCCAATTTCCTCAAAGCTGCCAGAAAACTCTTCAGGATGTCCTGCTTTGGCCAGACTGAGGAGCAGCTCTCTGACCCTGCAGACTCTGAtg ATGACATTCTCTGCCCATCCGAGTCTGACCAGAGTCTGGAGGTTGCTCTTGTCATCACTCATAATCATGAAGAGAGTTGTGTGAATGACGACCTAAAG GTGGATGAGAAAGATGACATGAAGACACACAACACAGAGCATGTCAACaaagaggaggaggtggaggagatgAGGATGAACGATGAGAAGGACAAGGAGGAAAAGAttaagaagaggaggaggagaaagagaaatagcaagatgaaggaggaggaggaaaagaaagaggaggaggtggTGAAAGAAGAGATGAAGATAAAAGAGGAGAGTTTGAAAGaaaatgaagaggaggaggaggataagAATGAAAAAGAGATAAAAGTAAAGGAGGAGAAGATGAAAGATGATGAGGAGGAGAACAATGAGGAAGAGATGAAGATAAAAGAAAATGAGGACGAGGAGAAGGAAAACATGAAAAAGAGAATGAGGAGGAGAAAAAGAAATAACAGGATAAAAGAGGAGAAGAAGGAGGAGAAGTTGATAGAGAAGGAGATGGAGGTAAAGGAGGAGAGGATGGAAGAAAATGAAGAGAAAGAGATGGATAAGAATGAAGAGGAGATGAAGGAGGAAGaaacagaggaggaggaggaagaaaagCCAAAGGAGGAGAAGAGAAAAAGAAGCAAGAAAATAGACAGCAGGAAAAGCAGAAGGATGATGAGGAGAAGAAGCAAAAGGAGAAGACTGGGGAGAGTGTGA